The Dreissena polymorpha isolate Duluth1 chromosome 10, UMN_Dpol_1.0, whole genome shotgun sequence genome includes a region encoding these proteins:
- the LOC127848710 gene encoding uncharacterized protein LOC127848710 isoform X1 translates to MDSAKRAKAFSEREIDIITDFMKTNIHKLRANHGSGGPGMVARVRDIWVELLAGVNACGNGPRTLQQVKEKWRNMTKNAKSEVSRERNHAAATGGGPPLPEMSQTSQAVASLFATSASFHGIVEDADTVIAVTPPSPNFLGLPMMDFLTDMDIPDPFGVAETGEDNKSKTKEKTTATSVPSASTASDRSRKRTLKDAQLEALESQSEMSRAGAECFRKVARLADFLIAKLEKK, encoded by the exons ATGGACTCTGCAAAACGGGCTAAAGCTTTTAGCGAAAGAGAAATTGATATTATAACGGAtttcatgaaaacaaacattcataAGCTTAGAGCGAACCATGGCTCGGGCGGTCCGGGCATGGTTGCTCGAGTAAGAGATATTTGGGTTGAACTATTAGCGGGGGTAAATGCTTGCGGCAACGGCCCCAGGACTCTCCAACAAGTGAAAGAAAAGTGGAGAAATATG ACAAAAAATGCGAAATCCGAGGTTTCTAGAGAGCGAAACCATGCTGCCGCTACGGGGGGAGGACCGCCACTGCCCGAGATGTCACAAACCTCGCAGGCGGTGGCGAGTCTATTCGCCACCTCGGCCTCGTTTCACGGCATAGTGGAGGACGCAGATACCGTCATCG CGGTAACTCCTCCATCGCCGAATTTCCTGGGGCTGCCCATGATGGATTTTCTTACCGACATGGACATCCCAGATCCCTTCGGTGTGGCGGAAACCGGTGAAGACA ATAAGTCGAAAACCAAGGAAAAAACTACCG CAACATCTGTTCCATCAGCCTCAACAGCCAGTGACAGAAGCAGAAAGAG GACTCTCAAAGATGCCCAACTAGAGGCCCTGGAAAGCCAATCAGAGATGAGCAGGGCGGGGGCAGAATGTTTTAGGAAAGTGGCCCGTCTTGCAGACTTTCTCATTgctaaattagaaaaaaaataa
- the LOC127848710 gene encoding uncharacterized protein LOC127848710 isoform X2, whose translation MDSAKRAKAFSEREIDIITDFMKTNIHKLRANHGSGGPGMVARVRDIWVELLAGVNACGNGPRTLQQVKEKWRNMTKNAKSEVSRERNHAAATGGGPPLPEMSQTSQAVASLFATSASFHGIVEDADTVIAVTPPSPNFLGLPMMDFLTDMDIPDPFGVAETGEDNKSKTKEKTTGLSKMPN comes from the exons ATGGACTCTGCAAAACGGGCTAAAGCTTTTAGCGAAAGAGAAATTGATATTATAACGGAtttcatgaaaacaaacattcataAGCTTAGAGCGAACCATGGCTCGGGCGGTCCGGGCATGGTTGCTCGAGTAAGAGATATTTGGGTTGAACTATTAGCGGGGGTAAATGCTTGCGGCAACGGCCCCAGGACTCTCCAACAAGTGAAAGAAAAGTGGAGAAATATG ACAAAAAATGCGAAATCCGAGGTTTCTAGAGAGCGAAACCATGCTGCCGCTACGGGGGGAGGACCGCCACTGCCCGAGATGTCACAAACCTCGCAGGCGGTGGCGAGTCTATTCGCCACCTCGGCCTCGTTTCACGGCATAGTGGAGGACGCAGATACCGTCATCG CGGTAACTCCTCCATCGCCGAATTTCCTGGGGCTGCCCATGATGGATTTTCTTACCGACATGGACATCCCAGATCCCTTCGGTGTGGCGGAAACCGGTGAAGACA ATAAGTCGAAAACCAAGGAAAAAACTACCG GACTCTCAAAGATGCCCAACTAG